CGCCGAGAAGTATTACGGCGCCGGCAAGAACGCGCGGCACTTCGTGTGCGTCGCGCTCGGCACCGGCATCGGCGGCGCCATCGTGCAGGACGGCGCGATCGTGCACGGCGCATACGGCGGCGCGGGCGAGCTGGGGCATCTGTCCGTCGACTTCAACGGACCGCGCTGCAGCTGCGGCAATTTCGGCTGCCTCGAGCTGTACGCGTCGGGCTCGGGCATCCATCGGCTGCTCGCGGATATGTTCGACGGCCTCTCCCCTCCCGCTTGGGAGCTGAACGCGGCCGGGCTGCTGTCCGCATGGGAGCGGGGCGACGCGGCGGCGGCCGAGGTGATGGACGTCGTGCTCGGAGCCCTCGGTTCCGCGTTCGCCAGCATCATCCATGCGCTTAACCCCGAGGCTATTATTGTCGGAGGCGGCATGCTCGACCGCGTGCCGGCGCTGCTGCCGGCGATCGAACGGGCGACGGCGCCGCGCACTTCCCCGGCGATGTGGAAGCACGTGAAGCTGCTCCCCGCCCTCTCCGGCAACCGATCCGGCGTCATCGGCGCCGCAGCGCAAGTCTGGCATCATTCACCATAAACGAGACCGAAGGAGACCCCCATGACACACCCATCATTGCTGTCGAATGTAGAGAACTGCTTGCGTTGGATCGAAACCCACATGCTGACGTTCCAGAACGGGTACAACGGCGTGTACGAGCGAATTCGGATCGACGAGAACGTTCGGGTCAACTGGGTGCGGCCGGATTGCAACACGGAAATCGCTCGGGTGCTGACATTGTACAAGCAAGTCGCCGGCAACGACCGATACGAACCGTTGAACGAGAACATCAAAAGCTGGTTGATGCGCGCGCAGGAGCTCGACGACATGTCTGCTTGGCACGGCTCGTTCCCGTTTTATCTGGTCGACGGCTATGAAACGCAATCCCGGTCCGGCTACTACGTTTACCAGAACGACAACGGAAGAATTTTGCTAGGCCTGCTTCACATGCACGAGCTCGAACCGGACGAACGGCTGCTCCGGAGCGCGGTCAAACTAGCGGACTACTGGGTCGGCATCCAGCGTCCGGAAGGGTACTTTTACCGCAACGACGGCAAAACCCAACCTTACTACTTGGGTCCCGATTTCGTCGGCTGGTTGGCTTCGGGACTGCTGACGCTATCCCGCGTCACGGGCGATGAAAAGTACAAACGGGCGGGGTTGAAGGCGTTCGATTATTACCTGTCCCTTCAAATGGAAGACGGACGGATGAAGACGTCGTACGAGTTAATGAAAACGGAGGATTGGCGCCCGGTATCGTCGGAGACGGCGAAGGCGGTCTATGCGTTCGCCGTCGCTTATCGGGAAACCGGCGACCCGAAGTTCCTCGCCGCGCTCGACAAGGCCGGCCGGTACACGCTGCATCTGCAGCACCCGTCCGGGGGCATCTTGAACAACGACGCGCTGACGAAGGATGGCGCCCTGCAAAACAACGAGCAGCTGTGCGACTTGGTATACACGCAAGGCTTCGCCTTAATGGCGCTGTTCGAAGCTTACAAAGCTACGAACAACGCCGAATACCTGGAAGGTGCGGAGAAGCTCGCCGCGTTCCTCGCTTCGATTCAATGCAGCGGCGAATCTCCCTACTGGGACGGGGCGTGGCGCGGCTCCTATAACGCCTATACGAAGCAATGGGACGGCAGAGCGAACCAAAACAACCACATCGACGAAGGCGGCATGTACTCGGTCTACACTGGATGGTGCGCATCTACGATCATGTACGGCATGCTGCTGCTGCTTCGGGAACGACAAGCGCAATAAGGATCTATGTTCGACGGAACCTGTGAACGACCAGAGCCAGTATACGTTGTCGCTCGGGCTGTATGCCTTCATGCAATCCAATTATAACATCGCCGAGGCGGCCATCAGCTTTTCCCATTCGACATAAGATCGTTGTCCTCTTTTTCCTCGCGCAGAAATATTTCGTCGAAAGCGTCGCCTTAACCGGGATCAAAGGGTAACGGTGTTTCCGTCGATAAACATACAGTCGGCACCTTCGCGAAAGGCCGGCTGTGTTTATTGGGGATGAAAAAAGAAATGGCCTGTCGTTTCCGGCAGACCATTCGAAAATCCCCTTACGCATTGCCCGCTTTCGAAGGCTTGTTATTCGGGGCAAACCAGCCCAGGAGGGCGATCGCTACCAAGACGCCGTAGAACACTAACGTCCAGCCCGTGCTGTGCGGGAAGTGGTGATCCAGCACTCCGATGTCCTCATGGGCCAGCGTAATGATCGCAAGCTTGACCCCGACCCAAGCTACGATCGCATAGGCCGTCGTTTCCAGCGCGGGACGTTGTCCCAGCAGCTTAACAAACCAAGTAGCCGCATACTTGATCAACACCAAGCCGGCAACGCCGCCGAGCACGACGACGATGAATTGTCCTCCGTCCATCCCGCCGAACTCGTCCAGCGGCGAATCCGGCAGACCGAGCGCGAGCGCTACCGCGGCGAGAATGGAATCGATCGCGAAGGCGAGGTCCGCCAGCGCAATTTTCCCCACCGTAGGCCAAAATCCTTTTCCTTTGACTTCTTGCTTAATTTCCTTATGCACGGCCTCGGTTTTCTTGCCGAATTTCGTTTGGAGCACGTGTTTTAACCCTAAGTACAGCAAATAGGCTGCCCCGATCGCCTGCACTTGCCACACATTCGCAATGAACGAAATCGCAAAAAGAGCGGCAAACCGGAACACGAAGGCCATGATAATGCCGTAGTTGATCGCCTTTTTCTTCTGGTCGTCCGGCAAATGCTTGGCGATGACCGCCAACACGAGCGCATTGTCAGCCGACAACAGCCCTTCCAATCCGATCAAAATCAGTAAAGCCCATGCATACTCCAACCACAATGACTCCAACTTGATTTCTCCCCTCTGCAACCGTGGTAAGATGTCTTGCCAACATATTCATTGTTGCTCAGCATTAGATACGTAATACATTACCGAATGGATTCATCTTTTTTCAATCTCGACAAATACCGTATGTATGAAAAAATAAAAATCACCCCACGGTTCTCCATGGAGTGAGCGTGTCGCTTCAACCAAGCACTTCTTTCCACACGTCGGCAAGTTCGTGAATCGCTTTCTTCCCGTCACCCGAAAAAGATGATCCGTGCATTACCGCCAGCGTCTCCGGTTCATAACTCGCCAATTCACGCAAAATGTTATCTACATGAGGACTATAGGGAATATAATCGGAAAAAGGACTTTGCTGCATCCCCTGCAGCAACTCGCTGCACCGGTCCGATAAGCTGTTCGAAGTAATCGCTTCAACATCGCCATTTTGATGAAACAAATCGGACGTAAACAGCGTTTTATCGATTTCCTCGAAGAATAACCCTGCGTCCCAACCGTGCGGCACATGAGGCGTCCTCAAATACCGCAATTGTTTTTTTCCTATGCTGAGAATTTCTTTGTCTTGCAAAATATGAGCGGGCCGAAGGGCAAAATCATTAAGGTTCACCAGGGCACCAACGATTCCCGTTACGGCTTGCGCCTGCGGAGCGAGGGAGAGCCATTCATTCAACGCCCCGCACTCGTCGGATTCGAAATGACTAAACCCCACCCACTTCAATGCCGTGGGATCGATCAGTTTGCCAACGGCCTCCTTCAGAGCCGGGAACATCGCTTTGAATCCTGCGTGGTAAAGCAGAGGCTCCTCATCCTTAATTAAAAAATGGTTGAACTGCATACCCGCTTCCGGGCTGTACAAGGAAATTCGGTAGACGTCCGGGGCAACCTCATCAATTTTCGCCACTGCGCTTCCGTCCTTTCTGCTCCTCATTTGATAAGCATGGCCAACATATTGGATGAAAACTTGACGCATTCGTCAAATTGTAATCCCCCGTGTATCCGCATATTCCGGTACGATAACGGATGCAGAATAAATCGGACGGCTTTCCTTGTTTCAGCATCTTGGCCTGCTCCCCCAAGAACGGTATCCACGGCAGCATCCAAGTACCGCTCGATCGCCATCACATTCTCCTTCATAGCCTCCGATTCGTCTTGGAGACGATACGCCAACCCAATAACGCCCATCGCCGCCTCCAAGAAAGGGTAAATCCGCTCCACGCAAATGCGGATCCGGTCATCCCGGTCAGCCACCCCTTCCCAAAGCTCAATAGAGGGGGGAGTTTGCTTTGTATAGAAGTGAGCGGAGCAACCCCGGAACAACTTCTCCTGAGTAGGGAAATATTTTCTCACGCTGGCGACGGACACCCCGGCATCGTTCGCCAGCGCTTGAATCGAAGTGATCCCCTGCTCATGCAGCTTTACTGCCGAATCCAAAATGGCCGTCACCGTTTCTTCCTTCGACCGCGCCCTTCGCTCCGAATGGTATTTTCGCTTTTTTGTGCTCATCTACTTGTACCTTAGCTCATAAATAATTTGGACCTTCGCCTTTGAGATTCATTGTAGCAAACCCAGTACCACCGTTCAATATTTAATATTACGATGTAATACCGAAATTTAAGCACGGGCAATCTCTCGTGCCCCCGCATTACTTCAATCCTCCGCGCGTCTTCCAATACGTCCAAGCTTTTATGTACCCGCTTGCGTCCGTCCCGTATTTTACGGACGATTCGCCTCGTCAAGTTCGGCCGCGACCACGTAGTTTACATCCGCTTCGCTGCTCGTTCTCCGGATCTTGATCCGTTCGTTGTGAGTTAAAACATCCATATCCATCCAAGGCCCCTTCAGTTCATCCCCAGTTTTTTACGGCCATTGCTATGCTTCAACCACTTCAT
Above is a window of Paenibacillus sp. DNA encoding:
- a CDS encoding ROK family protein, whose protein sequence is MKAAIGVDIGGTSLKFAVVDQEGRVLRERTAATPSHGGANSIMSEMLAGIDSLLADMRASAPDVPIEGIGIGAAGQIDAKDGSVAFAVDTIPGWTGTPIRRLTAERFPALPVYVDNDVNVLALAEKYYGAGKNARHFVCVALGTGIGGAIVQDGAIVHGAYGGAGELGHLSVDFNGPRCSCGNFGCLELYASGSGIHRLLADMFDGLSPPAWELNAAGLLSAWERGDAAAAEVMDVVLGALGSAFASIIHALNPEAIIVGGGMLDRVPALLPAIERATAPRTSPAMWKHVKLLPALSGNRSGVIGAAAQVWHHSP
- a CDS encoding TerC family protein, translated to MESLWLEYAWALLILIGLEGLLSADNALVLAVIAKHLPDDQKKKAINYGIIMAFVFRFAALFAISFIANVWQVQAIGAAYLLYLGLKHVLQTKFGKKTEAVHKEIKQEVKGKGFWPTVGKIALADLAFAIDSILAAVALALGLPDSPLDEFGGMDGGQFIVVVLGGVAGLVLIKYAATWFVKLLGQRPALETTAYAIVAWVGVKLAIITLAHEDIGVLDHHFPHSTGWTLVFYGVLVAIALLGWFAPNNKPSKAGNA
- a CDS encoding TetR/AcrR family transcriptional regulator; its protein translation is MSTKKRKYHSERRARSKEETVTAILDSAVKLHEQGITSIQALANDAGVSVASVRKYFPTQEKLFRGCSAHFYTKQTPPSIELWEGVADRDDRIRICVERIYPFLEAAMGVIGLAYRLQDESEAMKENVMAIERYLDAAVDTVLGGAGQDAETRKAVRFILHPLSYRNMRIHGGLQFDECVKFSSNMLAMLIK